The genomic interval CTGCTCTCGATAGTGCAGTTAATGTGTCAAGGCCATAGACTTTTATGTCTCTGAGTATGAGAAGGATTTCTCTCTTTATCTGCGTGTTGGTCTCGTAGAGGCCTTCTCTTTCCAGAAGACGTTCGAGGCTCATTCCCGAGGATGAAAGGGCGCCCATGTATGACACAGTGAAGGGAAGGTCTCTTTCTATTTCCACTCGTCGAGAGTATCCCCTGTAAACCGGGTAATATAATAAGAGAAATAGCACTACAAGTGTAAATATAAGGGACAAGATAATGGATGCAATTATTGAGATAGGTATTGAGTACCTCAGCACAACGGTGTGGAGAAAGAAACTTAAGAAAAAAGACAGCGTAGCTACCACGGAGAGAGTAATTTTCAGGTATTTCATGTAAAGAGGGAAAGGTGTCGACAAGCCCGACTTGAAATAGTAGGACTCTAAAGCGTCTATAAGTGGCTTTAGGTAGCTTTCTAGGGGTCTTGTCTTATTGTTCATCACTGAGGCACTAAGAATAGTGTCTTTTTGGGACTTTTATGCTTTATTTTCTCTTTTCACGGTGCGGGTTCGTGGATTCTTCCTCTGCTTATAATTTTTGTCGCTTTTATCTCTGCGAATTCTTTCTTTGTTTCTGGGGGCCTCGTGATATTTAGGATTACGAGGGATGGATGTTTCTTTGCTGGTCGATAATATAGCTCTAGTGCTTGCTCGAAGCTAAGCTTTTCGTGTATAGTATGTTTGCATATAGCTAGTTTCTCTGGGCATCCACGGTTGACAGCCGCGTAAATTCCAAGCCATGGGTTAATTGGTTCTACCGGGGAATCTGATGAGCCCATAAGGGTCGCGCCTCTCTCTATGAGGGTCTTGAAGGGGTAAACCCACTTGGTTCTCTCTCCGAGTCTTTCCTCTATCCACGTGTCGCTGAGGATAAAGTGTGGCTGTACAGCGATTTCTGGCTTCAATTTCGATACATAGTCTAACAGGTCTGGCGGAACCAATGAGCCGTGCTCGATTCTCACGGCGCCCTTGGGTAGCCTTTCTACTGTTTTAAGCACCTCTAGAACAGCTCGGTCCCCAATTGCATGTATAGCGGTCTGCCAGCCCTTTTCGTAGGCTTTCACGGCTACTCTGTATATTTCTTCGCTGTTTAGCCTGAGTATCCCCCTTGAGGGAGAGTCGTTGTAGTCTTCTCGCAGAGCAGCTGTTCTTCCTCCAAAGCTTCCATCGGCGAAGATTTTTACTCCTTTGACTAGATCTCTGAAACTTCCCAAATCGGCTTCCATAAGGGATGAATCGACATAGGCAAAATAGTCTATTGGCGGTGTGTCAGGTTGCCATAGTACTTCTTTTATCAGCTTGAGTTCTTCAAGTTCGACCGACATAGAGTAGAGCCCGGTTACACCTAGCGAAAAATATTCCTTGAGAACGTCCTTTATCCACTCCTTTACGAGTCCAGTTGGAGGTGGGGGAAGCCTCGACATTGTTGACTCTACAGCTTCCTCAAAGATCAAACCTGTGGGCCTGCCGTCCTCTTTTTGAAACAAGTTGCTGGGGAGCTCGTTTGCATGCGAGAGATACCCTAGCTTTTCCATAGCCCTTGTATTCAGAACGGCTACATGTCCACATATCCGGACTAGTACTACTGGATTCTCTGGCGAAGCCTCGTCTAGGTCAAAACGTGTTGGATACCTTTTTTCCCTAAATTTTTCTTGGTCCCATCCCCTTCCAATGACCCAGGCTCCTGGCGGCACTTTCGATGTAGCCTCTTTTACTTTCTCCTTAAGTTCCTCTATCGACTCTACTTCTCTCAGATCCAGCCTACCGAAGCTTAGTGCGGTGGAATAGAGATGCATATGTGCATCGACGAGCCCTGGGATAACGATTCTTCCTTCGGCGTCAATCAGTTTGGCAGGTTTTCTGCTTAAGATTCTGTTTGAGCTACCAGTTTCTATTATTCCTTTTTCAAAGGAGAACAACAAGGCATCGGCGTCAATCTGCCACGGGATATTGGCATTTACAATGGCTATTTCCATTAGGAAATCTAACTACTCTCCCTTTATTTTAATGTTTTCAGCCGAATGTAGGTGCCAAATATAACCGCATGCTCAGGTGGACAAAACATATAGACCTTTGCGTGTTAGTTCTACTTGGCCTTGTCGTATCTGTATGTAGCCGTAAAGGATGAGTCTTCTCGTGGTGTCCAGCGCTTTTTGGGGAAGCATTTCGCGTGCTATGTCGAGAAAGCTTCTGTAGCTCATCACGTGTCCCGTGGACTCGAGCTCTTGCAAGATTTCGCTTACAACGTTATCGTTTCCCGGGAACACCGTGCTAAGCATGTTTGGCGGTTTTCGAGGCTCGGGGAGCCTATAATTATACATGTCTGTTTGATAAACTTCTTCGTGTTCTAGGTTTGCATCTATGGTTGTGAGTATAGGAGCCCTAATTGCTTTAGGGAATTTTTCGGCCGTGGCTATCTTGTAGCCCTTGAGGCCTTTGAGCTGTAGTTTGTTCCACTGATCAATGTATGGTGGATTGAGTAGTATAATTTCACGTGTCCCCGTGGCTATCAGCGTGTGGATTAGGCTGGATAGGAATTCGGGGTCTAAGCTCTCTGCCTCTATGCATACTTTTTCTTTTCCCAGGGCGGCGAGGGCTGAGACGTTTGGCGCGAAAGGCAAGAGACAGGCACAGTTACTTTTTAGAGGAGTCTCGTCTGTGAATGTAGCTAGGTACAAAATTCCCTCCCAGTTTGTGGGAGACACGCCAGCGGCCTTTACCGGGTTGTTAGGCCCCTCAGAGGTCTTTAAAAGCAAAGTAAGCTCGTGGGGGGAAGATAGGTATCGATCCTTGTAGAGTGCCTGGGCTAGGAGATATTCTGGCGAAAATATGCTTGGCCTCGAGTCGCATGTCCTAGTGATCCTAAAGGCATCTTGTTCGCAGTGAGATTCTCCGTAGTGTATTTCTATCCTTGTTTCGGGGTTTTGCACTCTCGATACCTCGCAGTTGGTAACCCGAGTTATACGTGATACTTGGTTGTGTCTTCTGGCTTTGTCTGGGGTGGTTGGGGAACAGGTATTGATGGCGGGATGCCTAGTTCTCTTAGGAGCAACATGGTTTCGAAGAAGATATTTGAGGTAAGCATCTGTAGGAGCTGTGGGTCTGTTTTACCGGTTTTAAGTTTTTCATGGAGATCCTGTAGCTCTCTTGGAGGAGCAGATATAGAAACCTTGCCTTTAAGCGAGACTGTGAAGAATGCGGGCAGGCTTGATACATTTGCAAGAAACTCTGCTACTAATTCATCGCCACTTATACTCGTTGAGACGGGGAAGGTAACCTGGATATTAACGTTTAGCTGTGCCTCAGCTTGCTCTGAAAGTTTTTCTGCATGGATATATGTATAGGTAAGCGAGATCTTCACAACAATTTTAATATGTTGAGAGATTAAAATATTGTGGCAAAAAATATTATTGAAGGTACGCCGGGCGAAGTAAAGCTTCTAATGGGTAACGAAGCCATTGCCCGTGGCGCCTTGGAGGCTGGCGTGTCGATAGCTACTGCTTATCCGGGGACACCGTCAACAGAGATCATTGAAACATTGGCAGAAGTGGGGAACAAATACGGCGTATACGTTGAGTGGAGCACAAACGAAAAAGTTGCACTCGAAATGGCTATTGGAGCCTCTATGATGGGCCTCAGAGCACTGACGGCAATGAAGCACGTAGGCGTGAACGTAGCTTCAGACCCCTTGATGAGCCTAGGGTACACAGGTGTCGTCGGTGGGCTAGTAATCGTAACCGCTGATGACCCAAATGCACATTCAAGCCAAAACGAGCAGGACAATAGGATTTATGGGATCCACTCTTATATACCAGTCTTTGAGCCATATTCGCCGCAAGAAGCAAAGGACATGACAAAAGACCTCTTCGACTTGTCTGAGAAATATGCCATCGCCGTATTCCTGAGGTCAACTACTAGGCTTTCCCATAGCAGGGGAGAAGTAAAGCTGGGCGAGGTTCAAAATCTTGGAAGGAAACCAGTTTTCCATAGGGATCCTGAGAGGTGGGCCCTACTTCCTC from Thermofilum adornatum carries:
- a CDS encoding type II secretion system F family protein, which produces MNNKTRPLESYLKPLIDALESYYFKSGLSTPFPLYMKYLKITLSVVATLSFFLSFFLHTVVLRYSIPISIIASIILSLIFTLVVLFLLLYYPVYRGYSRRVEIERDLPFTVSYMGALSSSGMSLERLLEREGLYETNTQIKREILLILRDIKVYGLDTLTALSRAALRSPSRMLTTLWLGLRETYITSGNLKSYLSHYSSVLLSDKTQKLRNITNSISMIAEVYTTLMVAGPLMFVTMLMIMDLLGGTVFGLSPGLLVLILTFIVIPFSAIGVYIAVDGILSKA
- a CDS encoding amidohydrolase, yielding MEIAIVNANIPWQIDADALLFSFEKGIIETGSSNRILSRKPAKLIDAEGRIVIPGLVDAHMHLYSTALSFGRLDLREVESIEELKEKVKEATSKVPPGAWVIGRGWDQEKFREKRYPTRFDLDEASPENPVVLVRICGHVAVLNTRAMEKLGYLSHANELPSNLFQKEDGRPTGLIFEEAVESTMSRLPPPPTGLVKEWIKDVLKEYFSLGVTGLYSMSVELEELKLIKEVLWQPDTPPIDYFAYVDSSLMEADLGSFRDLVKGVKIFADGSFGGRTAALREDYNDSPSRGILRLNSEEIYRVAVKAYEKGWQTAIHAIGDRAVLEVLKTVERLPKGAVRIEHGSLVPPDLLDYVSKLKPEIAVQPHFILSDTWIEERLGERTKWVYPFKTLIERGATLMGSSDSPVEPINPWLGIYAAVNRGCPEKLAICKHTIHEKLSFEQALELYYRPAKKHPSLVILNITRPPETKKEFAEIKATKIISRGRIHEPAP